From the Candidatus Bathyarchaeota archaeon A05DMB-5 genome, the window ATCTCATAATAAGGCGCAAGCATTTTTTGAATCTTATATTCGCCAGTGTTTTTCCACCACTTCAAAAACTGAATTATAACAACTTTGTGTTTGTGTCCAATGGAACGAAGCGCCAAACCCAAAGCGTTTGTAGTTTTACCAGCGCCAGTTCCAGTATAGAGGTAGATATAACCCATTAGGTTTCCCCTTTTTCACAATCCCTTTTATGTTTGAGCGTCATTATAAGTTTTAAATAGGATTATGAGTCCATGTTTGCAACGGAGAACAAATAAATGAAATATGACTATGATGCGCTACTGAAAAAGGCGCGTTCCCAAATTCCTGAAGTCGCCTCAAAACGCGAACGGTTAGAACTGCCCAGATTAAACCATTCAGTAATCGGCATGCGCACAATAATCTACAACTTCAAAGAAATTGCAGACGCACTAAACCGTGACCCGCAACACTTGTTGAAATTTTTGACGCGTGAAACCGCCACCGCAGCAACACTGCAAGAATCACGAGCCATTTTTAAAGGAAAATTCTCACACGAAACTATAGAAAGACTCCTGCAGAGATACGTGGAAACCTTCGTAATATGCCCTGTCTGCAAGCGCCCAGACACAAAGATTGTAAAGGAGAAACGCCTCTCATTTTTAGTGTGCGAAGCATGCGGAGCAAGGTCAGCAGTGCAACAACTCTAACATGAGCGGCTAAAAATTGGATGTCTACATTAAACTCCGAAAGATCGGCAACAACGTATTATTAGCCATGTGTGACGCTGAGG encodes:
- a CDS encoding translation initiation factor IF-2 subunit beta, which codes for MKYDYDALLKKARSQIPEVASKRERLELPRLNHSVIGMRTIIYNFKEIADALNRDPQHLLKFLTRETATAATLQESRAIFKGKFSHETIERLLQRYVETFVICPVCKRPDTKIVKEKRLSFLVCEACGARSAVQQL